A region of Solanum dulcamara chromosome 7, daSolDulc1.2, whole genome shotgun sequence DNA encodes the following proteins:
- the LOC129894442 gene encoding rhamnogalacturonan I rhamnosyltransferase 1-like, protein MCRIEGEKSEFEGRERKRKRWGLSVMGFKAATLGDGRVEKLKSSMMSRSRMKLWMIRATTSILLWTCVVQLMTLGETWGPRVLKGWPSCFSQESTAAFAVDSSPEVPARVLPPKRVYKNNGYLMVSCNGGLNQMRSAICDMVAIARYLNVTLIVPELDKTSFWADPSEFQDIFDVDHFITSLRDEVRILRELPPRLKRRVELGMLYTMPPISWSDISYYHNQILPLIRKYKVVHLNRTDARLANNGQPMEMQKLRCRVNFGALKFTPQIEELGRKVIRLLRQKGPFMVLHLRYEMDMLAFSGCSQGCNKDEIDELTRMRYAYPWWKEKIINSDLKRRDGLCPLTPEETALTLRALDIDSSIQVYIAAGEIYGGRRRLASLAAAYPNLVRKETLLEPSDLMFFQNHSSQMAALDYLVSLESDIFVPTYDGNMAKVVEGHRRYLGYKKTILLDRKLLVDLIDQHTAGSLTWDEFSYAVKKAHAERMGNPTKRLVIPDRPKEEDYFYSNPWECLEPSNEDETLSSSI, encoded by the exons ATGTGCAGAATAGAAGGAGAAAagagtgaatttgagggcagagagaggaagagaaagaGGTGGGGATTGAGCGTAATGGGATTCAAAGCAGCTACTTTAGGTGACGGTCGTGTGGAGAAATTGAAAAGTTCTATGATGTCGCGGTCTAGAATGAAGTTATGGATGATAAGGGCAACAACTTCGATTCTGTTGTGGACTTGTGTGGTTCAATTGATGACATTGGGGGAGACTTGGGGTCCTAGAGTTTTGAAGGGATGGCCTTCTTGTTTCTCACAGGAATCTACTGCCGCATTTGCTGTTGATTCGTCACCGGAGGTCCCTGCCAGAGTTCTTCCACCCAAGA GGGTTTACAAGAACAATGGTTACCTTATGGTTTCGTGCAATGGAGGGCTGAATCAAATGAGGTCTGCG ATATGTGATATGGTTGCCATTGCAAGATATTTGAATGTGACTCTCATAGTTCCTGAGCTGGATAAAACCTCGTTTTGGGCTGATCCAAG TGAATTTCAAGATATTTTTGATGTTGATCATTTTATAACATCCTTAAGAGATGAAGTCCGAATATTGAGAGAGCTACCGCCAAGACTGAAGAGGAGAGTGGAGCTAGGAATGCTTTACACCATGCCTCCCATCAGTTGGTCTGATATTTCTTACTACCATAACCAG ATTCTTCCCTTAATTCGGAAGTACAAAGTTGTTCACTTAAACAGAACTGATGCTCGGCTTGCTAATAATGGTCAACCAATGGAAATGCAAAAACTGCGTTGTCGAGTAAATTTTGGTGCCTTGAAATTCACCCCTCAGATAGAAGAGCTGGGCAGAAAGGTCATTCGACTTCTCAGGCAAAAGGGTCCTTTCATGGTGCTCCACCTGAGATACGAAATGGATATGTTAGCTTTCTCTGGCTGTAGTCAGGGATGTAACAAGGATGAGATTGACGAGTTGACAAGAATGAG ATATGCTTATCCATGGTGGAAGGAGAAAATCATAAATTCAGATTTGAAAAGGAGAGACGGTCTCTGTCCCTTGACACCCGAAGAAACTGCACTGACTTTAAGGGCATTGGACATTGATTCCAGCATACAAGTTTACATTGCTGCTGGAGAGATATATGGTGGACGAAGGCGATTGGCTAGTCTTGCAGCAGCTTATCCCAATCTG GTGAGGAAGGAAACACTACTAGAACCTTCCGACCTTATGTTCTTTCAGAATCACTCTTCTCAAATGGCTGCATTGGACTATCTTGTTTCATTGGAGAGCGATATCTTTGTTCCTACGTATGATGGAAACATGGCCAAAGTTGTTGAAGGACATCGCAG ATATCTTGGGTACAAGAAAACCATCTTATTGGACAGAAAGCTTCTAGTGGATTTGATAGACCAACATACTGCTGGATCATTGACATGGGATGAGTTTTCCTATGCTGTTAAGAAAGCTCATGCTGAACGTATGGGCAACCCAACCAAGAGGTTGGTTATTCCAGACCGACCCAAAGAAGAGGATTATTTCTACTCAAACCCATGGGAATGTTTAGAACCATCTAATGAGGATGAAACACTAAGTAGCAGCATTTAA